A region of Plantactinospora sp. BC1 DNA encodes the following proteins:
- a CDS encoding sensor histidine kinase, with translation MRDAAVAAVALGGGRWRRWAVDAGIATAAGAVTAYRIAVVAVQPGDRAPDLWAYGLGTAMAAALLARRRWPAAVLAVVGGLFLLYHVSRYPGGAPAAPVWVALYSVAVAPRRRLGLALAGLFVLLDAQGRIMVAGVGPLDATLDSSTVVFVAVLLLGETVRSRRIRLDLLTAERDRTAQRRVVEERIRIARELHDITAHTLAVVGVQAGVAADVLDDDPVQARAALEAVRRAAREALTELRAAVGVLRDGTRAAGPEPPAPNLDRLHTLAETTGAVLRQDGTPRPLPRAVEATAYRIVQEAVANAVRHADADRIEVRLGYRRDGLDLTVSDDGRGPTGPPGNGLRGMAERAAGLGGWLRTGPADDGGGFQVRGWLPG, from the coding sequence GTGAGGGACGCAGCCGTGGCCGCGGTGGCGCTCGGCGGTGGCCGGTGGCGGCGCTGGGCGGTGGACGCCGGGATCGCGACGGCGGCCGGTGCCGTCACCGCGTACCGGATCGCGGTCGTGGCGGTGCAGCCGGGCGACCGGGCGCCGGACCTCTGGGCGTACGGCCTCGGCACGGCGATGGCCGCGGCCCTGCTCGCCCGGCGGCGCTGGCCCGCTGCGGTGCTGGCGGTGGTCGGCGGGCTGTTCCTGCTCTACCACGTCTCGCGCTATCCCGGCGGCGCACCGGCCGCGCCGGTCTGGGTCGCGCTCTACTCGGTGGCGGTCGCCCCGCGCCGCCGGCTCGGCCTGGCGCTGGCCGGACTCTTCGTCCTGCTGGACGCGCAGGGCCGGATCATGGTGGCCGGGGTGGGACCGCTGGACGCCACCCTGGACAGCTCGACCGTGGTCTTCGTGGCGGTACTGCTGCTCGGCGAGACGGTGCGGAGCCGGCGGATCCGGCTCGACCTGCTCACCGCCGAACGGGACCGCACGGCGCAGCGGCGGGTGGTCGAGGAGCGGATCCGGATCGCCCGCGAGCTGCACGACATCACCGCACACACCCTGGCGGTGGTCGGCGTGCAGGCCGGGGTGGCCGCCGACGTGCTCGACGACGACCCGGTGCAGGCGCGGGCGGCGTTGGAGGCGGTCCGGCGGGCCGCCCGGGAGGCGCTGACCGAGCTGCGGGCGGCGGTCGGGGTACTCCGGGACGGCACCCGCGCCGCCGGGCCGGAACCGCCGGCACCCAACCTGGACCGGCTGCACACCCTGGCCGAGACGACCGGCGCGGTACTGCGGCAGGACGGTACGCCGCGTCCGCTGCCCCGGGCGGTGGAGGCGACCGCGTACCGGATCGTGCAGGAGGCGGTGGCGAACGCGGTCCGGCACGCCGACGCCGACCGGATCGAGGTGCGGCTCGGCTACCGCCGCGACGGGCTCGACCTCACCGTCTCCGACGACGGCCGGGGGCCGACCGGACCGCCCGGCAACGGCCTGCGCGGGATGGCGGAACGGGCCGCCGGGCTGGGCGGTTGGCTGCGTACCGGTCCGGCCGACGACGGCGGCGGTTTCCAGGTACGGGGGTGGCTGCCGGGATGA
- a CDS encoding response regulator transcription factor codes for MTTIRVLLADDQTLVRAGFRVLLERAPEIEVVAEATDGDEAIALTRAHRPDVVLMDIRMPGTDGLTATRRILADDRLPGVKVVVLTTFELDEYVYAALHAGASGFLLKNLEPDELRRAVRVVAAGDALLAPEVTRRLIAAYADGPEVPGLHTLTAREREVVTLVADGLSNAEVGARLGMSTATAKTHANRAMSKLGARDRAQLVVFAYRGGLAGIRRPR; via the coding sequence ATGACGACGATCCGGGTGTTGCTCGCCGACGACCAGACGCTGGTCCGGGCGGGCTTCCGGGTGCTGCTGGAGCGGGCACCGGAGATCGAGGTGGTCGCCGAGGCCACCGACGGCGACGAGGCGATCGCGCTGACCCGGGCACACCGGCCGGACGTCGTGCTGATGGACATCCGGATGCCGGGCACCGACGGGCTGACCGCGACCCGGCGGATCCTCGCCGACGACCGGCTGCCGGGGGTCAAGGTCGTCGTGCTGACCACCTTCGAACTCGACGAGTACGTTTACGCGGCACTGCACGCCGGGGCGAGCGGCTTCCTGCTGAAGAACCTGGAACCCGACGAGCTGCGCCGGGCGGTCCGGGTGGTGGCGGCCGGCGACGCGCTGCTGGCCCCCGAGGTGACCCGCCGGCTGATCGCCGCCTACGCCGACGGTCCGGAGGTACCCGGCCTGCACACGCTGACCGCCCGGGAACGCGAGGTGGTGACGCTGGTCGCCGACGGACTCTCCAACGCGGAGGTGGGTGCCCGGCTCGGGATGAGTACGGCCACCGCCAAGACGCACGCGAACCGGGCGATGAGCAAGCTCGGCGCCCGGGACCGGGCCCAGCTCGTGGTCTTCGCCTACCGCGGCGGGCTCGCCGGGATACGACGACCGCGGTAG
- a CDS encoding SigE family RNA polymerase sigma factor, which yields MTDRAGPPSAADTSFVAFVESAWQRHLRLALLLTGDRWQAEELLQDSLVKMYERWRKLSRHDDLHAYLRRVLTNNHTSLWRRRRRENLVADVPDRPAPAGPEADADELRRALRALPPRQRAVVVLRHYEDLSERQVAQVLGCSVGTVKSQYSRAMAKLRSLVREPVLERNR from the coding sequence GTGACGGACCGAGCAGGGCCGCCGTCGGCGGCCGACACCTCATTCGTGGCCTTCGTGGAGTCGGCCTGGCAACGCCACCTACGGCTGGCGCTGCTGTTGACCGGCGACCGCTGGCAGGCCGAGGAGCTGTTGCAGGACAGCCTGGTCAAGATGTACGAACGCTGGCGCAAGCTGTCCCGGCACGACGACCTGCACGCGTACCTGAGACGGGTGCTGACGAACAACCACACCTCGCTGTGGCGGCGGCGCCGGCGGGAGAACCTCGTCGCGGACGTACCCGACCGGCCGGCGCCGGCCGGTCCGGAGGCCGACGCCGACGAACTCCGCCGGGCGCTGCGGGCGTTGCCGCCGAGACAGCGGGCGGTGGTGGTGCTGCGGCACTACGAGGACCTGTCCGAACGGCAGGTCGCCCAGGTGCTCGGCTGCTCGGTCGGCACGGTCAAGAGTCAGTACTCGCGGGCCATGGCCAAACTGCGGAGCCTGGTACGCGAGCCGGTTCTCGAACGGAACAGGTGA
- a CDS encoding MBL fold metallo-hydrolase, producing the protein MGQATRSAPGPRPGGRAIIDGSTLRQLAGRVWISPGDPDPENVQAAVAVVADERGSVVVDAGHSPGQAREVQAAMRAAGLPPARWLVYTHHHWDHVWGACAWPGVEIVGQVAGEELLRQEAARPWSHRYLREQVRANPRLGPSFRARALAMDDWVDFTVLPPTRTFDAELTLPTGVRLRHVGGAHAPDSTVVYVPDARVALLGDCFYPPPAHLRGPDDGTDLAMLRDLLDDDYEWYLDSHGEPTTLAEARQLVSG; encoded by the coding sequence GTGGGCCAAGCCACCCGGTCCGCTCCCGGACCTCGCCCCGGAGGTCGCGCGATCATCGACGGCAGCACTCTCCGGCAGCTCGCCGGCCGGGTCTGGATCTCGCCCGGCGACCCGGACCCGGAGAACGTCCAGGCGGCGGTGGCGGTCGTCGCCGACGAGCGGGGCAGCGTCGTCGTCGACGCCGGGCACAGCCCTGGGCAGGCCCGGGAGGTCCAGGCGGCGATGCGGGCCGCCGGGCTGCCCCCGGCCAGGTGGCTGGTCTACACCCACCACCACTGGGACCACGTCTGGGGTGCCTGCGCCTGGCCCGGCGTCGAGATCGTCGGGCAGGTCGCCGGGGAGGAACTGCTCCGGCAGGAGGCGGCCCGGCCGTGGAGCCACCGCTACCTGCGCGAGCAGGTACGCGCCAACCCGCGACTCGGCCCCAGCTTCCGGGCCCGGGCGCTGGCCATGGACGACTGGGTCGACTTCACGGTCCTGCCGCCGACCCGCACCTTCGACGCCGAGCTGACCCTGCCGACCGGGGTACGACTGCGCCACGTCGGCGGCGCGCACGCCCCCGACTCGACGGTGGTGTACGTCCCGGACGCCCGGGTCGCGCTGCTCGGCGACTGCTTCTATCCGCCACCGGCGCACCTGCGCGGCCCCGACGACGGCACCGACCTGGCGATGCTGCGCGACCTGCTCGACGACGACTACGAGTGGTACCTCGACAGCCACGGCGAGCCGACCACCCTGGCCGAGGCCCGGCAACTCGTCTCGGGCTGA
- a CDS encoding threonine/serine dehydratase, whose protein sequence is MITRTDVQDAAARIAGHVRRTPLARVEPDLAGPAGAFWLKLEFLQHSGSFKARGAFNRMLAAAERGELPPAGVVTASGGNAGAAVGYAARSLGVPAEVYVPTTAPAVKVGKLRQLGATVVQHGTEYAEAYDAAIKRAADTGALFCHAYDQPEICAGQGTLALELWEQAGELDTVLVAVGGGGLMAGVAAALDGRAEVVAVEPEGTSALHAALAAGGPVDVPVAGVAADALGARRVGAIAYEVAVRAGVRSLLVSDERIVQARRLLWSNYRIAVEHGTAAAMAALLSGAYRPVAGERLAVLLCGANTDPADLAG, encoded by the coding sequence GTGATCACCCGTACCGATGTGCAGGACGCGGCGGCCCGGATCGCCGGACACGTCCGGAGGACGCCGCTGGCCCGGGTGGAACCCGACCTCGCCGGACCGGCCGGAGCGTTCTGGCTGAAGCTGGAGTTCCTGCAACACTCGGGGTCGTTCAAGGCGCGGGGCGCGTTCAACCGGATGCTGGCCGCCGCCGAGCGCGGCGAACTGCCGCCCGCCGGGGTGGTCACCGCCTCCGGCGGCAACGCGGGCGCCGCCGTCGGGTACGCGGCGAGGTCCCTCGGCGTGCCGGCCGAGGTGTACGTGCCGACCACCGCCCCCGCCGTCAAGGTCGGCAAGCTGCGCCAGCTCGGCGCCACCGTGGTGCAGCACGGCACCGAGTACGCCGAGGCGTACGACGCCGCAATCAAGCGGGCCGCCGACACCGGGGCGCTGTTTTGTCACGCCTACGACCAGCCGGAGATCTGTGCCGGTCAGGGCACCCTGGCGCTGGAACTGTGGGAGCAGGCGGGCGAGCTGGACACCGTGCTGGTGGCGGTCGGCGGCGGCGGGCTGATGGCCGGGGTGGCCGCCGCACTGGACGGTCGGGCCGAGGTGGTGGCGGTCGAGCCGGAGGGCACCTCGGCGCTGCACGCCGCGCTGGCGGCGGGCGGGCCGGTCGACGTACCGGTCGCCGGGGTGGCCGCCGACGCCCTCGGCGCCCGCCGGGTCGGCGCGATCGCCTACGAGGTGGCGGTCCGGGCCGGGGTGCGCAGCCTGCTGGTCAGCGACGAGCGGATCGTGCAGGCGCGAAGGCTGCTCTGGAGCAACTACCGGATCGCCGTCGAGCACGGCACCGCCGCCGCGATGGCCGCGCTCCTCTCCGGGGCGTACCGGCCGGTCGCCGGGGAGCGGTTGGCCGTACTGCTCTGCGGGGCGAACACCGACCCCGCCGACCTGGCCGGCTGA